The window GGGCATGTCTTCAATGAAGTCGCAGGTACAAGCTCAGGGGCCATTGTAGCGGCTCTTTTGGCTGCAGGTTATACAGGAGAAGACATGAAAGAAATGATCCTGAGAGCACCTTTCAGATCGTTTATGCAGCGATCTCCCATTTTTAATACTAAAATTATTGGTCCAGCCGCGCGGCTGGTTCTCAAAAAAGGATTGTATTCTGGAGCAGCGTTAGAGGATTGGGTTAGTCAACAATTGGCAGCCAAAGGAATCTGTACATTTGGTGACTTGAGACACAATCAGCTGCGCGTTATTGCATCCGATATTACACAAGGTAAGCTCTTGATATTACCTGATGATATTGCGCAATATGGGATCGATCCACGCAAATTTTCTATCGCCAAAGCCGTTCGGATGAGCACAAGCATTCCTTATTTCTTCGATCCTGTCATGATTCGGCGCAAATTAAAAAGCTCTGCAAAGGCAGCGCCTTTCGCAGAGCAATTTTATTATATTGTAGATGGTGGCTTGTTAAGCAACTATCCACTTTGGGTCTTCGACCAAGAAACGGATCGTGAGGATATCATACCTGTTATTGGTTTCCAATTGGTCGGTAAAAGCGATATGCCCAGACATAAAATTAAAGGACCGATAACGATGTTGGAAGCGTTATTTGGAACAATGCTAAGCGCTCATGATGAGCGTTATATTGAGCAAAAGAACCGGTTCCGTACGGTCAAAATCCCTACGTTAGGTGTGGGAAATACACAGTTTGATTTATCGAAGGAGCTTAGTATGTCTTTATACGACTCAGGATTTAAAGCTTCCAATGATTACTTCAACAATTGGTCCGCTGAAACATATGAGCAGAATTACGAAAAGTTAGTATTGCGACGCCAATAACGCTTAGTGGTATTAATGATGCTTGGGTAAATCATCCGAATCAGAATCTTTACTTCCATTAATTACACGGAACTTGGCGTTTTTTCTTTTCCCTTTGGCTGGCCCCCGACCCAACGAATTCTTTCTCCAACGAGAAGGTGGGAATTTGTATAGAAGAAAAATAATCCCTAACACGAGAATAGGAATGAATAAAGTTCGCAAACTTACCAGCAAACCAATCGCAATCAAAATCGCAATGGCGACCTCGATCGGGGAAAATTTTCTTCTCATGCCCGTCCCTCCAAAATTCGTTGTTCTGCTTCACGCATGCGGTTGAAAGAAGCAATCGACACCTCAACTTGACTGTCTTCAGGTTCCTTGGTCGTAAGCAGTTGAAGCCATAGTCCAGGATAGCCTAAGTAACGAAGGACAGGAACTTCACGAAGCGAATTGGTGAATCGTAACACCTCGTAAGAAACACCGATGACTACAGGCAGCAATATTAAACGCTGCACGATGCGTTCGACATATCCGTCATAGTGGAGAAATGAGTAAATAACGACCCCGATCAATACGGTGAAAACGATGAAGCTGCTGCCACAACGATAATGAAGCGTGTTGAATTTCTGTACGTTACTTACCGTAAGCTCTACGCCAGCCTCATATGCACTAATAACCTTGTGCTCAGCACCATGATATTGAAACAATCTGCGGATCATAGGTGTCAAAGAGATGAAGTAAATATATCCGACAAGTAAAATAATCTTAATAACACCTTCTATAAGATTATGAAGAAATTGATTGCTAAATACATTTTGAAACAAAAACTGTTCAATGACAGCTGGAACCAGGGTGAATACAAATTTCCCAAAAAGAAATGAAATCACACCCACAACGGCTACGCCAAGAATCATCGAAATATTAGAAAAGAAGCCTGGTTTTTCTTCTTTCTTGGCAATTTCAGCATCCTCGCCTTCTTGTTCAGCGAAGGATTCAGCTGAGAAATTCAAATGTTGCGCGCCTTTAGCGCTTGATTCAATGATTCCTACAATACCGCGTATAAACGGAATTTTCTTGAGTGCTTGGACCCAAGGGATCACTTTCTTCGGTACTTCTAAGTAATCAAGGGAACCGTCTTTTTTGCGCACAGCGGTTACATGCACATTTTTTCCTGCGAACATGACGCCTTCAATGACGGCCTGTCCTCCGTATATACTGTTTTGTTCTGCCACAAGATCCACCTTCTTATCTTTCTCAAATTCAGTTATTTGTACTTTCTTATTGTAACGGATTCGTAGATTGAATGCTACCGATAGCGGTAGAACATACTATTCTTACCTAAGGAGAGACAAGTAACATTTGTAGAGAAAGGAAGACAATGGATGACAAGTGATAAAAAGGAAGAAAAAATACTGACGAATCGTTGGGTATTTGCCCTTTACATCGGTTTTTTCGCCGGATTCATATGGGGAGCAATCAAAATTGTTGAGCATTATTTAAAGTTCACCAAGATTGTAATCGGTTTTCTTGTGGAGCCTTTTTTCAAGCATGATTTTCTGCATACTTGGCAGGGAACGCTCGTTGGTTGGGGTTTCTTCACCTTATTTTCAATCGTTGCTGCGTTCATTTATATGGTCACGATGTGGAAGCTTCAGGGGCCTTGGTGGGGGCTAGGGTATGGTGCTCTATGGTGGGCAGCCATATATTTACTCATAGGCCCTTTATCAGGGATGACCTATTGGATTCAGGATCTGGATATAGATACCGTTCTTAGTGATTTTTGTTTGTTCCTGCTATGGGGAATGTTTATTGGTTATTCCATTTCTATTGAATACACCGATGTAAGAACAATACGACCTATACACAAGACATGAAAGTTATGGTAAAATATCAAGGTTAAATAGGCTTGTAGAGCCCATTTTTCAATGAAAAATGCTTGGGAGTGATTTCCTGTTGAAAAAGGTTCTAGTCATTAATGGTCCGAACTTAAATATGCTCGGCGTACGTGAACCTGGCGTGTACGGAACGGTTTCGCTTTCAACGATTATTCAAGGTTTGAATGAATTAGCTGAGACGCTGTCCATTGAGCTCGAGAGCTTTCAATCGAATCATGAGGGCGATATTATTGATAAAATTCATGAAGCGTTCGGCACAAAAGATGGTATTGTGATCAACCCAGGAGCATTCACGCATTATAGTTACGCCATTCGTGATGCACTTTCCACAGTTCAATTGCCAACTGTAGAAGTTCACATTTCGAATATTCATAAGCGCGAGGAGTTTCGTCATCATTCGGTTACTGCGCCTGTCGTTATCGGTCAAATCAGTGGATTCGGTGCACAAAGCTATGAACTTGGTTTAAGAGCATTAGTACCCCATATGCAAGGTTAAACAACTCCATCATTCCTCAGGGTCGAGTGCGTTTGTCAATTGATGCGAAGCGAAAGTATAAAAACTTATACTTTCTTTATCAATTAAGAAAGATTGGTGATCTCAATGCAGGAGAAACGTATTGAACGTCTTCGCAAGGTTATGCAGCAGCAAGATTTACCGGCAATACTCATCACGAACGCATATAACCGTACATATGTATCTGGTTTCACTGGTTCTTCTGGCTATGTCCTTATAACGCTAGACCGTGCTTTATTGTTAACTGATTTTCGTTATATGACGCAAGCTCCTCAGCAAGCTAAACGATTTGAAGTTGTTGAGCATAAAGCTAAAGCAATCGAAACAGTGAAAGAACTCTTGCAGCAGCAAGGGATCACGAAGCTTGGCTTCGAGCAAGTGGATGTATCCTACGGTGATTTCTTAAGCTACCAAGAAGGATTAGCGGGAATTGAATTGGTGCCTACATCGCGCGTTGTTGAGTTGATTCGAATGGTTAAAGATGAAGCGGAATTACAGATTATGCAAGAAGCCGCTGATCTAGCTGATCAAACTTTCTCACACATTCTGTCTTTCATCAAGCCAGGTGTGCAGGAGAAGGACATTGCCCTTGAGATCGAGATGTTTATCCGCAAAAATGGGGGGACTTCTACATCGTTTGAAACGATTGTAGCCTCTGGAGAACGATCTGCGCTTCCTCATGGCAAAGCAAGTGATCGCGTGCTCCAAATAAACGAATTTGTCAAATTGGATTTTGGAGCGTATTATAAAGGGTATTGCTCAGATATCACAAGAACGGTTATGCTAGGTAAGCCGACAGACAAACATAAAGAAATTTATGACATTGTACTGGAAGCCCAATTAAACTGTTTAGCCAATCTCAAACCAGGTATCACTGGCAGAGAGGGCGATGCTTTTGCGCGTGATGTTATCGTAAAGCATGGCTATGGCGATTACTTCGGTCATGGTACTGGACATGGTTTAGGCATGGAGGTTCATGAATCTCCACGTTTGTCGAAAACCGAAGATATGATTTTAACACCTGGTATGGTGGTTACGGTTGAACCCGGCATTTATCTCCCCAACTTTGGCGGAGTTCGAATTGAGGATGATGCAGTAATTACTGACACCGGCATTAAAATACTTACACATTCTACCAAAGATTTTCTTATTATTGACTAGCGGAGGGATTTACAAGTGATATCAGTTAACGATTTCAAAACAGGTCTTACGATTGTAGTTGAGCATGATATTTTCACCGTTCTGGATTTCCAACACGTTAAACCAGGTAAAGGCGCGGCATTCGTGCGCTCCAAACTTAAGAATCTACGTAACGGCAATACCGTTGAACGTACATTCCGTGCGGGTGAGAACGTTGGACGAGCGCACATCGAAAACCGTGAAATGCAATACTTGTACGCAGCTGGCGACGAGTACACATTCATGGATACAGAGACGTATGATCAGATTTCCCTTTCCCACGAACAATTGAAATGGGAATTGAACTTTCTGAAAGAAAACATGAACATCAAAATCATGAGCTATCAAGGTGAAATTCTTGGGATTAACCTTCCGAAGAGCGTTGACTTGAAAGTTATCGAAACCGATGCAAGCGTTAAAGGAAACACAGCTCAAGGTGCTTTGAAAAATGCGAAAGTGGAAACAGGTCTTAATGTGATGGTGCCACTTTTCATCAACGAAGGCGATATTCTTTCCGTTGATACAGATGATGGAAAATACCTTTCACGCGCGAGCAACTAATGACTAAAGCCTTTCAGACTCTTTGGAGTCCAAAAGGCTTTTTTCATTTCATGTGGATTTCTTACCACAGCAAGGTGTTTATATGCTATAATATTGAATTGTTATGCACTAGTATGCGTTGGGAGTGGGTCAGCTTTGTCTCTTATAGTGATGAAATTTGGCGGAAGCTCTGTCGGTGATGCAGAGCGAATGAAGCGTGTTGCAAAAAGAATCGTTGAAC is drawn from Paenibacillus sp. V4I7 and contains these coding sequences:
- a CDS encoding YqhR family membrane protein, producing MTSDKKEEKILTNRWVFALYIGFFAGFIWGAIKIVEHYLKFTKIVIGFLVEPFFKHDFLHTWQGTLVGWGFFTLFSIVAAFIYMVTMWKLQGPWWGLGYGALWWAAIYLLIGPLSGMTYWIQDLDIDTVLSDFCLFLLWGMFIGYSISIEYTDVRTIRPIHKT
- a CDS encoding patatin-like phospholipase family protein, which gives rise to MKINGVFEGGGVKGIALAGGVSAAMKQGHVFNEVAGTSSGAIVAALLAAGYTGEDMKEMILRAPFRSFMQRSPIFNTKIIGPAARLVLKKGLYSGAALEDWVSQQLAAKGICTFGDLRHNQLRVIASDITQGKLLILPDDIAQYGIDPRKFSIAKAVRMSTSIPYFFDPVMIRRKLKSSAKAAPFAEQFYYIVDGGLLSNYPLWVFDQETDREDIIPVIGFQLVGKSDMPRHKIKGPITMLEALFGTMLSAHDERYIEQKNRFRTVKIPTLGVGNTQFDLSKELSMSLYDSGFKASNDYFNNWSAETYEQNYEKLVLRRQ
- a CDS encoding DUF1385 domain-containing protein; amino-acid sequence: MFAGKNVHVTAVRKKDGSLDYLEVPKKVIPWVQALKKIPFIRGIVGIIESSAKGAQHLNFSAESFAEQEGEDAEIAKKEEKPGFFSNISMILGVAVVGVISFLFGKFVFTLVPAVIEQFLFQNVFSNQFLHNLIEGVIKIILLVGYIYFISLTPMIRRLFQYHGAEHKVISAYEAGVELTVSNVQKFNTLHYRCGSSFIVFTVLIGVVIYSFLHYDGYVERIVQRLILLPVVIGVSYEVLRFTNSLREVPVLRYLGYPGLWLQLLTTKEPEDSQVEVSIASFNRMREAEQRILEGRA
- a CDS encoding Xaa-Pro peptidase family protein; translation: MQEKRIERLRKVMQQQDLPAILITNAYNRTYVSGFTGSSGYVLITLDRALLLTDFRYMTQAPQQAKRFEVVEHKAKAIETVKELLQQQGITKLGFEQVDVSYGDFLSYQEGLAGIELVPTSRVVELIRMVKDEAELQIMQEAADLADQTFSHILSFIKPGVQEKDIALEIEMFIRKNGGTSTSFETIVASGERSALPHGKASDRVLQINEFVKLDFGAYYKGYCSDITRTVMLGKPTDKHKEIYDIVLEAQLNCLANLKPGITGREGDAFARDVIVKHGYGDYFGHGTGHGLGMEVHESPRLSKTEDMILTPGMVVTVEPGIYLPNFGGVRIEDDAVITDTGIKILTHSTKDFLIID
- the aroQ gene encoding type II 3-dehydroquinate dehydratase translates to MKKVLVINGPNLNMLGVREPGVYGTVSLSTIIQGLNELAETLSIELESFQSNHEGDIIDKIHEAFGTKDGIVINPGAFTHYSYAIRDALSTVQLPTVEVHISNIHKREEFRHHSVTAPVVIGQISGFGAQSYELGLRALVPHMQG
- the efp gene encoding elongation factor P, yielding MISVNDFKTGLTIVVEHDIFTVLDFQHVKPGKGAAFVRSKLKNLRNGNTVERTFRAGENVGRAHIENREMQYLYAAGDEYTFMDTETYDQISLSHEQLKWELNFLKENMNIKIMSYQGEILGINLPKSVDLKVIETDASVKGNTAQGALKNAKVETGLNVMVPLFINEGDILSVDTDDGKYLSRASN